Sequence from the Rutidosis leptorrhynchoides isolate AG116_Rl617_1_P2 chromosome 3, CSIRO_AGI_Rlap_v1, whole genome shotgun sequence genome:
tgatataggttcgtgaatccgagaccaaccaaaCACTTATTcattgatgtcatatgtatttttactacaaaatacattatgtgagtttcatttgctccctttttaaatgcttttgcaatataaaattttgggactgagaatacatgcgctgcttttataattgttttacagaatagacacaagtacttaaaatttacattctatggttggattattaaaccgaatatcgcccttcaagtctggtaacctaagaatttagggaaatggcccatgattgacgcgaatcctaaagttagatctatggaccttgacaagtcccattcggggtacgaatgctttagtacttcgagattattattatacagacgagaggttctgtttggggatattctatgcattaaagttaacgtcggttaccaggtgttcaatccatatgaatgatttttatctctatgccgtgcgaaatgcctgatatgagattaagtttatgataaattggaatatgaaatcttgtggtctattaaaatattgaaatggttgttacgataaactaatgaactcaccaaccttttggttgacactttaaagcatgtttattctcaggtatgaaagaaatcttccgctgtgcatttgctcattttagagatattactgggagtcattcatggcatatttcaaaatacgttgcattcgagtcgttgagttcatcaagaatattattaagtcatttatagttggatatattatgaaatggtatgcatgctgtcaactttcgatgtgatgaaagtttgtctttaaaaaaaaacgaatgcaatgtttgtaaaatgtatcatatagaggtcaagtacctagcgatgtaaccaaatgtaatatattcgtccagatggattaggacgggtcgtttcacaaaCCACGTGCTGCGATATTTAGTCTTTGCTTCCATGTTAATGGAGACCTAGAATGCTCAACCGTATTTAGCTACTTATCGAGGCTTCCGCGATGGGCATTATTAGTCTTGGGCGTTCAAAATGGTGAAGTTTTTGTGGTCAGCATAAATTTAGAAGATTATTAGTAGTAACGATATATCGTACGAGCGACGAATGACATCATAATTATAAAGCTTTCGTTAAAAATAATAACGACACTTGGTTAGGTCCTTCTTTTAATAACAATACTAGATGGAATTCTACATGTATTATGTTTGAAAATATTGTACGACAAAAAGATACGTTAATCGCTTTTGATAATAGAGTACTTAGAAATGGATATTCCGAAACCACGTATGAGATGACTTGGAAACACTAacaagttttttacaagtttttaaagagCTAACGGCAAAATTATCGGGTGTTTATTACCAAACTAGCTCActaattttaaagaaattttatttaATGACGAAAAATATGCGATTTTGCAAActcaaataatattatttttagacAAACGGTTTTTCATATAagccaaaaactaaaaaaaaaaaatttgcaaaaAATACCTAGGGTTTTTTTATGTGCGACCCCACTTGACCCACGAATAAATTCTAATGGGGTAGAACTTATGGATGACAACAATATACCAAAATTTGAATTGTACGTATGGTCTCAACGACGACGAACCCACCTATGTAAATAACCAAACACACGAATTTAATGCAGTTTGAACTTCGAATCCCGACCCTAAAGGGTTTCCCGGATGGCATAGTACGGGTGAGTACAGGTGTTAAAACAGGGTCCCGCCCGAGTTCCCAGCCGACGAACCCTTTATAATAAGGACATCGCTGTTTGGCAGCAACATGTCCCCCATGGCACGTGGGAATGACATAGTATCCATTTCCCATTGCGGCCCTGGGTCAGAAATTTTCATTCGGCCACATGAGTAGCTAGAGAGTTTCATCAAATATATCATCATTTGCATGAATGACTGACCGACAGTTTTGGTGTTACCATTTTTGACCAAACTGTTCATCTTTTCAAAGGCCCCAAGACCTTAATATAAGTCTTTTTAACCGATTACGTGAAGACGCTTCGAAGCGTGCACGAACATCGAcacccacaagcgagttgggaAATTAAAGATTGGAAACTTTGCACTAAAAATGAATCCATACATAGTTGAAACCTTGACGTTTTGACTTGGTGGAAATCAAAAGAAGACATAGACACATCCAATGTTATCCATTATGGCTCATGACTTATTTGTCGTCCAAGCCTCAACCATAGCTTATGAAACGGCCTTTTCTTTAAGTGGTCGAGTTATATCAGATAGAGGGTCAAGACTTACCCCCAAAGCCGTTGAAGTATGCGTATGTTTGAATGATTATTTGGTACGAGTAGAAAAGATACAAGATCAAACGTCATTAGAATATCCGTTAGATAATGATGTTGAATATTATATAGAAATGGAATAAAATGGATCCGAATTATCACATTCATCAACCGAATTGTATGAAGGTATCTCATTGTGATGGATGAATATATAACAAATTACCAACAAATGTTTTTAGCCGATTTGGTTAATGACCCCGAGTCTGAAGAATATGAACGAACTAACACACGGCGAAGCTCATTTGATGAGTAAAGTATAAAGGGTGATGTCAATGCCGAAGCTTAAAATGTATTAGCTTTTGTATACATTATAATTGTATCATTCAAATAAGTGTtgttatgtatattatttatagTGCTAATCAGCGTTGTAAAAaatccgattactcgccgattaatcatttttatgagcaatccgttccgattttcaaaaatccgtttaattaaacggccaacgtcaattgatggatcaaaatggaatttggtaatcaaagtcagtcaaagttaaaaatgattaatattttaacatgaatttaaactagaattttatagttttgaagcaaaatgaacaattttagacaattatgttaaaaattatttttatatttaattttttttttctatagtttcacatataattttaaagattttaatatttaaatgtatacagtaatctccgattaatccccgaatagcgaattttgcaaccttggtgcTAAtccttataaaaaaaaatgttgttatttatattatttgcATTAAGCGTTATAACTTTtgtttatattgaaaatattattgTTGTTCAAATGTTAAATAACCGAACTGGTAGAAATATAACCGAAAAAATCGACTCCGAGTCCGAAAAAATTCTGTAAAAACCGGTAGATAACTGAAAAAACCGATTCCGCAAACCGGAACCGATTCCGCAAACCGGAACCGATTCCGGAAACTGGAAACGGAATCGATTCCGGCAAACAAcggattttttttctgtttttttttgtcCGGATCCACTTTTTTGTCCGATTTGTGCACCTCTAAAATAACCTATCAACTTTAAGATCGTAAGATAAGTCGTGGGGTGAGACTATTTGTAAACATTCGTGATATGTGTTTATTTGACTTAAAAAATATGGCATTCGTTTCAAACTAACTTATTCATCACAACGTAACACAGTCGAAACACGCTGATACTTGGTTCTACTTTGGCCGAAACTCTAAGCCGCATACTATAAGCCCTGACATTGTTCCCTCATAAGCTATGAGTTGCAAGTTCATAGGAATTTTAACCTTTCCATGCTTATTCTTTGAGTTGAAGTTCCACACCATAACTTCCATCCACCCATCTTTCCTCTGTTCTGGAACCCAATTAGCATAATCACGTTGATTCAATGGAGCTGGGGatctcaaataaataaatttagtcGGCTTGTTTTTCTTATGGAGTATATCCCGTACTTTCACGGGACTAAACAGCCCCCGACATTTATCTGAAAGCTTGAACACAAGGTAACATGCATATTCTGTAAACGGACAGCTTCTCAATTTCAATCTTGTACTTGATCCTAAGAACTTGCTCTCGTAGAAGCTCCGTCACATCTTGAAATCTGTATGTTCAGTATTTCACGAGTTTACAAAATTTTTTAAGGACAATATAATATCTTCTTAATAGATAAGATGGTGCATACGAGAGATGAACTTTGTGTCCTACACTTGCAGCATTAGATAATTATCAGATAACTTATGAGAATGAGATTAAAAGTTATGAACTGTAGTTGAATTTGAGCAAGTTAGCTTCATCTAAATGTACTGAAAATTGTTAAAATTAACGCCATCCACGGGGATTATATATTGCAGCACGTACTTAATGAAATTAGATGACCAGGCTTCTTATCATTTGCATTAGCATTGTGTGAGGCTAATTATTTTTTGGAACAACAAACACACACGCCCTTTTTGTCCACGACCGGACTCGAACTCACTACCAAAAATATTGTTTAATTTTCTTTTTATTCTTAAATTTTATTTATGGGAACCCATACTAAAGAGTTCAATTGGGTGAGGCAAAAAAGCAAACCTTGATTCCTCTGAGGTTTCAAAGCGTAAGAACTTCACTCCAGGAGTGTTGTACAAAAACTCCTTTGCAGAAAGCATACGATGTTCCTTCACGTTCTCTCCGCTAAGCGATGATGACTGTTCAACATATAATaagataattaataattaataccgATGCTACAAGGAATAGTTTAGATCTTCAACGGATAATACTGCTGGTTAGAAGTAAGAGAAGGACCTTTTCTCCATCGAAATTATCCTCAGACTTCTTGTCAGTTGACAATGATTGCCTCTGATTAATGTTCAGTTTTGATTTTAGAACTTGTTGGACCCCCTTTAATTTCTCGTTTTCTTTCCGATTTACctgaaaataaaatttaaaatgcattttTTGATAGTTGTAATATACAAAGTGAATTTGGTGCAAATGCATTGACTCTATTGAGCACCATtccgaataaaaaaaaaattataatggaaaccaAAGAGTATTTTGAGGCGTACCTTGTCAATTGCTTTAAACTCGATGCCTTGAACATAAATGGAACGGCTTTCACAATAGCATCGTGAGAAGCTTTCTAGCAAAACCTCAAATACGGTATCTTGTTTCTGCTTCAAGAAGTGGCACAATTCAATCGTCATCCACCCACTGTTATCATCTCTTTGTGTTGCAAAATATGAATGTAATGTTTTATCCCCCATTTTGTACTTGAGGTTCACATACGTGAGTTTTCTAGAAACTATTATTGGATCGCAGAATTTGAAAACCAAACGGACCCCATAAGTAACATCTGAAGATAAAACTTTAGTATCTATCTTTATTTGGATCTTCAAATTTGATATATCCATCATCTTCGCCACTCTAGGAAATCTGCATGAAATTACAAACTTCTAAAAACTAAGCATCATCTTTTCTCTCCTTAAAAGATAcacttaaaaaaagaaaaaaaaaggtatACTGTAGATGTATATGGAGGCAGAGGGACCTTGTAATGGACTGTTGTGTATATCTGCACTTATGTGACACATGGTCTCCATATGAAAACGTTGTTGCTGATATCAATACATTAACTTTTCCAGTACTGCTAAGTGAAAGCCACTGTTGCACATATGACATAACATAAGAAAACATAGTTGTAAGTTCATTTATAACTTTAGTACTAAGAATCATACCaacatttaaaaaaatttcaaccagCCCAATATATCATAGCCCATGAAAAATTATACCTGGCAAATGGGGCCGGTTTGGGcaacgggtcaaaatggttttaaattgaaatgggtcatgggtcaaacgggtcaaaTTTTTAAACGTGTTCAACTGGGTTAGGTTGGGTCGGGTCgggatgaatgttatcatttatttcttcgagcgatttcccgccaaaataataacattcgtcacaaagtgtcttttttaaatgttcatattttttatgtgatcttaatgtttgaaaaataaaattaaaaacaaaaaaacaaaaaacaaaaaattacttcccctcaaaaaagtgcttccctcttgatgatgaccctatatatatatatatatatatatatatatatatatatatatatatatatatatatatatatacatatatatatatatatatatatatatatatatatatatatcttttttagAGATCAAGGGATAACTGATAAGCATCTTTTTGGGGATAAGGGATAactaaattgttattttttataatattaaaagtagagtttaaaattcatattttttaatttatttatggGGTTGGtattcattgtgtagattcagaaaaaaaataaaaaagtaaaaatatttttttacagcaCATTAACATACATCATCAGCTGTATGTTAACAAATTAACATACCCTAATagttaaaccctaatttttaaccctaatttctaaaccctaattactaaaccctaatttttaaaccctaaaaaaaaactcagaagcataatattacatatgatgcatgttttcatttttctcttcgagcgttttcccgccaaaataataacattcatcacaaagtatcttttttaaatgttatattttcatgtgatcttgatgcctgaaatttTTTTCGAGAAAAAcgaaaaaatttacttccccccaaaaaagtgcttccctcttgattttatatatatatatatatatatatatatatatatatatatatatatataagaaaatatgaATTTACATAATAATTGATATGACCATGAAGGCCTTCATAAATATTTAATGGATGAAACTTGTTATGCTCGACCCATTTGACTCATTAGACCTATCTCTATTTATTGAGCTTTAGGAATTGATACCCATTAGACGTGTTCTTTCATGTATTGTATAGGACCCAATAGGTTGGAAGAAGACCCATTAGACCTTTTTTTAAAGTTTTTGTTTACAATGACAGTCCTAAACTTTATGAAGACCCAATTGACCTGAAAACTTGATCGAATTGACCCAAAATCTTGACCCTCAATTGCCAGGTATATGAAAAATACACAACATAAAGTAAAGATGGAATTACCACTTTCCCCTTTTGAATGAAGATTCCTTCGGTTAGCAATTCGTAGAGTTCCTTTTTCCGTTTAGAAGAGTAAAGTTTGGGGGTTTTGGACATATCAATTATTTCTCTATAGTTTCCAGGAAGTTGGGGTTCCCAAATTTCATCGTCTTCCTATACATTACATCAATTCAAAAAAATTAAAGTTAACCAAATTACTTGTACTAACCGAAACTTATCCCAACCACATGTCCAACATATGAGCCCATATGACATTTCACTTTGTAACCAATAGATTGAGAGAGTAACACATAAATGTATATTCATACATTATTTTCTTTCACTTATATTGCACCCAACTATACTCAACATATCATCGAAACGATTCTGTTTTCTGTTTCTTCCAGAATTTAACCATCAATTCACCGAGAGATATATTAACCAATTGCTTGATATTTAATCCCCATTAAATAAGATCTCCTACAAGTTATATCTTGATTTATATATTCTAAACACTAACCTGGAATTCCAATGCTTCCTTGAGTTGTTTCACTACCTCAGCTGCCTCTGGTCGCTCATCGACATCATCGCACAAACATCGATAGGCTATATCTACATATGTAGTGAATGAACGTGGCACAATTTGTTTCTTTAATCCCTCAAACACCATCTCGCCAAGTTTTCCTTCTAAGTAGTGCCTTTTAGCCAAAGGGACTAATAATTCACTGTGATCCTCATATCCCTCTACCCAAGCCAGTCTTCCGCATAATATCTCGAATAAAATCACACCTAAGGAATATATAACAGATTTTTCTGTTAACGAACCCCGTTTGGCATACTCTGGGTCAAGGTAGCAGTTAGCATCATCGCTGAAAGGTTCCGTGTCCAACTTTAATGAATCTAATAACGACATCTCCAAAACAGAAATTTTTGCCTTCCAATCatcttttgtttttatttttactttggagGCAGCCTTCCAATCGACATTGAATAGAATGCTGCTGCTTTTGATGTCCCTAAGTGCAACCTTCTTTAGTGTTACGTCACGCTTGTGAAAGAACTCTAATCCGCTTGCAACGTCAATGCAGATTTCAAGGCGTTTCATCCAGTTAAGACTGGTATCACTCAAATACTTATCAAGACTACTATTAGGCACATCCTGGTAAACAACAatggtctcattcattttgttaCAGTAGCCTACAAGACCAATGATATTCTCATGCTTACACTTGAGAAGAATATCAAGTTCCGTCCTAAACTGACGATCTCCTTGCCCATATTTGCTATTCCACCGCTTTGCAACAATGGCTGTATGTACATTATCACTATCATTAGCATTAGCATCAGTAAGTGGAAGTTGTCCCTTGTATGCCTCCCAGTCTCTTCCATTTCTAACACAATTCTCTTGACTGAAGTTTTTTGTTGCAAATTTGATATCTTCAAGTGGAATTTGGAGGTTATTTATGAGGTTTTCCTGCAATAATGAGAGTTCCAGTCAACTTcaaaactaaaataataatatttgaaattctgaataaataaataaaaaaaatcgttAAGCAAACATATTTGATGTTATTCTGTCAATCCATAAATACATTTCAATGTTCAATAATAAATCAAACAAATGTTAAATTTTCCGAATCAAATTACTCTATTTTCTGCCTTATACCTAGACGTGGGGCCCAAAACAGTTGGTTGAAGTGGAAGACAAAATATATTTCATTCATCTCTTGGATAATACAACTTAACTTTAAGAACTAACCAAGCCAATCAAAATCAACCAATAGAATGAGTAAAGTTGATTGGTTAAACTCAACACTTATTAATCCTAAGAGACCGAAATGACttgcctaatttttttttttttttttttttgaaaagcaagataattttattgataaggaaATGATACAAAGAGAATTACAACATGAGTAACACTAATTTGAGCGAAACTCGAGGACCTATACTAGATATAAAGTAAGAGACTAACAAGATGTAGAATACCCTGATTTCGGAGCAGTATTATCGAACTTAACATCAATCACCATTACCCTCATCATCTACTAATACATTAAAAAGATTGTTTGTTTCAATTCTATCTTTGGAATATGTCTTATTATTACCTTCACCATTAATGCCCTTCCCTTTATCTCTTTTCCTTAAAACATTATGATTTCGATTTTTCTGGGACTCCACATTCCAATCTGTTTCCTCCACAGCAATATTGtctttaataccataattattcttaactgcattttgcttgataccttttgcttctgttgactgccattgacttttattattatcaaaattcaacttatgaaatacccttcctttcttaccaacaactttagagccgtcctcaacacactggttatttaaatcaactgtttcaccatcattgttgattttcaaagcgtcttttaacacttgtgcagatacttcatcttctgttttaggcctaattttacaagtattaaaaGAGTGCCCAAACACTTTGCAATGAGTGCATAAAGGCGGTTTCCATTGATAAATCACCTCAAGTTTACCCACTTTGGCTGGAAAAGAACCAATCACAGGATAGGAAAATTCGACAAAGCTAGGAAGGTCATCAGCTGCATTGACTTCAGTCAAAACTCTAGCAAAACCTAGTCTTCCACTTTTACTCAAACATCTCTCTGAAGTAACTTTGTCCATCAACATAGGCCTACCAATACCACTAACAAGTTTACCTATACTTCTGCCACTCCATAGTTCAATAGGTATATTGTGAATGCAAATCAAAATTGGAACTTTTTCAGGTTCAATTTTTTCAAGCCAAACCCCAGGTTCCCACTGATTCACGAAAAAAGGAACATTATTAACTAACCATGGACCACTCTCAAGAACCTCCTTCATACCCTTTTCATTTTTAAAATTGCATAAATAAAATCCTGCAGCTGTTTTGACGATTTCTTTAAGGTCATACCTCCGCCACATTCTCCTTAGATGGGCATTAACAACCCTATAATCCATAGAAGTTCCAATAAAATACCCATATAATTGAAGAGAGAATGCACTACCGCCCTTCTTAACCTCCTCAGCGGAGAAAACTACTCTCTTTTGACCATTAGACATTAAAACAGGAGGAATGAACTCCATTTTTAATTCTTCTTCATCTTTGTTTTGTTTTAAGAAGTCAGCAAAAGTGATGTTTGGATTTACCCATGCTCTTggggttttagtatttgtattgccTTGCCCATCACTAGTCTCAACCCCTTCCATTGTTGTAGATTTAATCCCAGAAACAACATTATCTTTATCACCGCTATTATTATCCTGCGTATTCATTAATGTTACATTGCCACCCAATGTAAATTGGGAGAAATCATCAGGAACAACAATTGACTCTGTAATACCATCATTCTTAAATAACTTAACAGCATTCTCAGCAGCAGCCACTAGGTTTACATCAACCTCATTATAACTACCATCTTTTGAACTCTTAAAGAATACAACAGGACTAGCAGAAACAGTCGGTTTAGCAACAGCAATTGTTTCACCAATAGATTTAGCAATAATATCATCGTTACTAACTACAATATCATCAATAGAATGATCAGTTACAGCAGAATTCTTACCATACCCACATTTCTTCCTGTTACCCTTGCGTTTTTTAATTACTTCAGGGAGTATTTTTTCATTAGCAGGAATAGAAGAATCACCAGCATAAGGAACAAATTGAGCACTTTTCTTTTCTTTAAACGGACCATCCCCAACATCAATCAGCTGGTTCACTTTACCCTTCCTCTTTCTAGAACTATAGGTTTTCAGAATCATCCCCTCTGAATCACGATTATCCTTCCCAGGTTGATCAATTGGCACATCTCCCTCGTTCTTATTTGGCTGATCAACTTCATCTACCATCAGATTGGAACGTACGACATCATCCATAATCTGAGATGAACGATCCCCATCAGAATCAGATGAAGACACTTCTCCACTTTTAGAAGCCGCATCCGCTGTTCCACGACTAACCGATCGGTTTCGCAAAACCCTAGTAGCAGTCGCCGTTATATCTTGGTACTTTTTCTTCTTCTTGGACACCATGATACACCCAGATCAGCTTCTATGAAGTGGCAATAGCAGCAGATAGCAATAGCAGCAGATAGCAGGTATCTCAGAACTATAACTCAAATTTGAAAGCAACAATTCAGACCAATACTCACCAGGGTTTTGGTCGGAGATCCAAGACAGTCGTACTGAAAGAAAACGGCAGCGAACGGCGGTGAAACAGATGCTTACGCGCCGGCGCGTGGAATACTGGCAGCGGAATTCGGCGGCGCGTGGGATGACAGTGGTGGTCGGAACAGCGTGAAAATTTCAGGGTTTGCAATTCGAGTATGTCTGATTCGATTGGCGGGGGTGGTGAGATGcaaaaatcaaaagaaaaaaaCTAAATAATCGAGTGGTGGGAGGCGGTGAACAGTGGGCAGATGCCCTTTTAGGAGAGAGAGAAATTCGACTTGCCTAATTTATAAGTTCTATATTCATTACTAAGAGGATGAAGTGAAATACATATAGGCTTATGTTTTCTAAATGTACATGCAATATAACTATACCTTTCTAAGTTCTTAAATGTTCCTTATATCATCATTTATTGTTTAAGTTTTTTGAAGAGGTCAATAAATCAACATATTCATAAGGTCGATATAGGTTTGAAGGTGTGTGTTAAATTGAATAACAATCTAAGTATGATTTGTTTAGTATGTTCTAAATTCTAGGTTAAGATGTGCAGGGACTATGGAGTCATTTTTGTCAAAGTTAAAGTTGTGGCTAAAGTGTAAAAGATGATTCTTTGGTGCTGCTGGTGAAAAGAAGAAAAGAGAACATGAGGGGCTTGGATgcaattttaatttatatattaagttATTTTTGTTTAATTTATTTATTCATTCAGTTCTGTATCGTTCGGTATCTCTCTCAGTTTTAGGGTTTTCCGTTCGATTGTTTTGTGAGTGATAACAAGATCGAACTGTATTGATCTTGTTAAGAGTGAATCTTTGTATACTGTGTGAACTGGATCATCTGTTTTTTCTTGTTTTTTTTGTTTGATTAACCTCTTGTGATTAGAGGTTTTACCTTATGTGATTGAAGGATTATATCTTTTGATTCTTCTTCTGATttgttcatggtatcagagcggcaAGGTTGATTTCGTTCGATCTAGTGATTCATTGTTGTCTAATTTTCAGATCTgaaaattagggtttctgttcttcAATCGTTTCTTTCAAGATTGGTTGAAAGTTTTACTGTTATTAATGTGTTTGGGTTCGACAACGACTTGTGGATTTTGTTTTTGGGTCAATTTTGCTGATCAGAAGGTTTTTGGTGAGAAACCCTAATTTTGTAAATTAGGGTTTGTTCGTCTTTGATCTTCTTGTTCTTCCGCTGCAGATTTATCTTCAAAGGGGAGTCTCGTGTTTATTCGTGTTTTTTGTTTTACCCTGACTAGATCTCTACGCCCAACTCTTGATCTAGATCATTTGAGATCTATGAAAACCTGATCAAGCGTAGATTGATCTTGACCAATATTACTGTTAATCATCTCTACAGGTTGCCTGGCTAGTAGCCAGTCTATTGTGGTTTGATTTCTTTCCTTACATGTGTCTGAACCCTGGATTTGTTGGGGTTTTGTGTGCTATTATATGTTTAGAACTGTATGTTTAAAGATCTGTGTTCTTTGCATGCTAATTGATTTTCTGTTTCTTTACATCTTGTTTTTCTTAAAATATTTTGTTATTGCATGATTATTTTTATTGTGTGTCTAaatttgtttgatattgtgtgattatTGTTTTCTTTAATTGATTATTTGATCTCTTCTTGTTACTGTAATCATGTCTGATGATAGTTCTGTTAGTTCTGCTAGTATCACTATATTTAGTAAACTTGAATTTAATGATCCTTTATATATGCATCCTAGTGACACATCTGGTGCTTCATTAATCACACAAAAACTAAAAGGAACAAAAAATTATAATGTGTGGTCATGTGCTATGAAACTTGCTTTatagactaaaaataaataaactagGTTTTATTAATGGTACATGTGTTAGATATGAGTATGAAGATGATGAAGTGTTATTAGGTCAATGGGATAGACGTAATTCTGTTGTTCTTACTTGGAttttaatgtcattatatgtaGATGTGTACAATGGTCAAATTTTCTCTAAAACTGCTGAATCTGTTTGGAATGATAAAGTTGATACTTCTGTAACTTTTAATCTATATCAAAAAATCAATTCATGTAGTCAATCTGGTCGGTCCTtatctaattattatcataaatttaATGCTATGTGGAGACAATTTGATGATATTGTAAAAATTGATGATATAGTGTCTGCTAATAAATCTTTCCAAGAacattgtcaatttttaaaacttatgGTGTTTTTAATGGGATTAGATGATGTGTACACACCTATTAGAAGTTAAATTCTTACTAGTAACCGTGTGTCATCTGTTAAAGTTGCTTTTTCAATTATTTCTAGGGATGAATCATACAGAATGCATTTTAATCATACTCAAAATGTTAAAAATCAATCCACTACTTTTGTTAGTAAAACTGGTTTCAATAACTCTAATAACAGTGGTAATAACAGAAGAAAATATAGAAATTCACCCTTAAAATGCAGTAAATGTAACATGTTAGGGCATACAGTTGATAGAT
This genomic interval carries:
- the LOC139902720 gene encoding uncharacterized protein isoform X2; amino-acid sequence: MTEEDDEHTFTLNRGPNQDSFNTFSKVAYQCLAETQAKRPTLETLIEELHKALNFQGETTILSRFRHDDIVRATENFAEKYRVGFDTYNMVYKAELDQFESNSLTSIEPGNIGEELTKRIPVAIKLISDRKHGQEKEEFFAEIKLCTHYKHPNIASLLGFCDKGREMILVYEHGSNGSLNDYLRSNHDTRNKLTWKMRLKICLEIARGLDHLYTKMDNKQKIIHGDIKSANVLLFKKSEAKLEAEFEANIAYFGLFKLHLDDQDASTRVASDSIDTKVYRDPESKRTGKRGIESDVYTFGVVLFEIFCGKLAYDSGYIVENDKGLAPIAHRRFIEGTIKEMMDPMLSEETDVFSTNKGPNQDSLDTFLDIAYECLGETQAKRPKMETVIKELEKALDFPENLINNLQIPLEDIKFATKNFSQENCVRNGRDWEAYKGQLPLTDANANDSDNVHTAIVAKRWNSKYGQGDRQFRTELDILLKCKHENIIGLVGYCNKMNETIVVYQDVPNSSLDKYLSDTSLNWMKRLEICIDVASGLEFFHKRDVTLKKVALRDIKSSSILFNVDWKAASKVKIKTKDDWKAKISVLEMSLLDSLKLDTEPFSDDANCYLDPEYAKRGSLTEKSVIYSLGVILFEILCGRLAWVEGYEDHSELLVPLAKRHYLEGKLGEMVFEGLKKQIVPRSFTTYVDIAYRCLCDDVDERPEAAEVVKQLKEALEFQEDDEIWEPQLPGNYREIIDMSKTPKLYSSKRKKELYELLTEGIFIQKGKVWLSLSSTGKVNVLISATTFSYGDHVSHKCRYTQQSITRFPRVAKMMDISNLKIQIKIDTKVLSSDVTYGVRLVFKFCDPIIVSRKLTYVNLKYKMGDKTLHSYFATQRDDNSGWMTIELCHFLKQKQDTVFEVLLESFSRCYCESRSIYVQGIEFKAIDKVNRKENEKLKGVQQVLKSKLNINQRQSLSTDKKSEDNFDGEKSSSLSGENVKEHRMLSAKEFLYNTPGVKFLRFETSEESRFQDVTELLREQVLRIKYKIEIEKLSVYRICMLPCVQAFR